The following are encoded in a window of Mannheimia varigena genomic DNA:
- the dppD gene encoding dipeptide ABC transporter ATP-binding protein has protein sequence MALLEVQNLSVHFGEKNAPFRAVDRISYTVNEGEVLGIVGESGSGKSVSSLAIMGLIDYPGRVMADSLHFDNNDLLALSPKAKQKIVGADVSMIFQDAMTSLNPSYTVGFQIMEALKVHQGGSKASRRERAIELLTMVGIPDPVSRLEVYPHQLSGGMSQRVMIAMAIACNPKLLIADEPTTALDVTIQAQIIDLLLELQRKENMALILITHDLALVAEAAHRIIVMYAGQVVEEGKAEEIFKSPLHPYTQALLKALPEFAEGKSRLQSLPGVVPGKYDRPQGCLLNPRCPYATDKCRTVEPEMQTLNGRRVKCHSPLNEMGEPTGRN, from the coding sequence ATGGCATTATTAGAAGTACAAAATCTCTCCGTCCATTTCGGCGAGAAAAACGCTCCGTTCCGTGCGGTGGATCGCATCAGCTACACCGTCAATGAAGGCGAAGTGCTGGGCATCGTGGGCGAATCCGGCTCAGGCAAATCGGTCAGCTCTTTGGCGATTATGGGCTTGATCGACTACCCGGGCAGAGTTATGGCAGACAGCCTCCATTTCGACAATAACGACCTGCTCGCCCTCAGCCCGAAAGCGAAACAGAAAATTGTCGGGGCGGACGTGTCGATGATTTTCCAAGACGCAATGACCAGCCTCAACCCAAGCTACACGGTCGGTTTCCAAATTATGGAAGCCCTCAAAGTGCATCAAGGCGGCAGCAAAGCCAGCCGTCGTGAGCGAGCCATTGAGCTTTTAACGATGGTGGGCATTCCTGATCCGGTTTCCCGTTTGGAAGTCTATCCGCACCAACTGTCGGGCGGTATGAGCCAGCGTGTGATGATCGCAATGGCGATCGCCTGCAACCCGAAATTATTGATTGCGGACGAACCGACCACGGCGTTAGACGTAACCATTCAAGCCCAAATTATCGACCTGCTGTTGGAGCTACAACGCAAAGAGAATATGGCGTTGATTTTAATCACGCACGACTTGGCATTAGTTGCCGAAGCCGCTCACCGCATTATCGTGATGTACGCCGGACAAGTGGTGGAAGAGGGCAAAGCGGAAGAGATTTTCAAATCCCCGCTGCACCCTTACACCCAAGCGTTGCTCAAAGCGTTGCCAGAGTTTGCCGAAGGCAAATCCCGCCTGCAATCGCTCCCCGGAGTTGTGCCGGGCAAATACGACCGCCCACAAGGCTGCTTGCTCAACCCACGCTGCCCGTACGCCACCGACAAATGCCGCACGGTTGAGCCGGAAATGCAAACCCTCAACGGCAGACGAGTGAAATGCCACTCACCGCTGAATGAAATGGGTGAGCCGACAGGGAGAAATTAA
- the sohB gene encoding protease SohB, which translates to MWKEVLLNYGIFLLELLTVFGIVAVVVMLILESKKQTENGTVSITNLTKKYKEQQKSLAGFFLSEVELKHQEKAEKKAEKEKAKLEKKRLKDGGETLEAPSRLFVLNFNGDMMAHEVNSLRREIDAVISLANPEKDEVLLKLESPGGVVHGYGLAASQLQRLRDRNIPLTAAVDKIAASGGYMMACVANKIVSAPFAVIGSVGVVAQVPNIHRLLKKHDIDVDVMTAGEYKRTVTLAGENTEKGKQKFQQELEETHSLFKQFVAQHRPQLDIEKVATGEHWFGQQAIELNLVDEISTSDDLILKAIESKEVIELKYKEKKKLTQKIGSQLEQSAENLLTKILNKSRSTMM; encoded by the coding sequence ATGTGGAAAGAAGTTTTACTTAATTATGGTATTTTCTTATTAGAATTATTGACTGTTTTCGGCATTGTTGCAGTGGTCGTGATGTTGATTTTGGAATCTAAAAAACAAACTGAGAATGGTACAGTATCGATTACTAATTTAACGAAGAAGTATAAAGAACAACAAAAATCGCTTGCAGGATTTTTCTTGAGTGAAGTAGAGTTAAAACACCAAGAAAAAGCCGAGAAGAAAGCGGAAAAAGAGAAAGCCAAGTTAGAGAAAAAACGACTAAAAGATGGAGGAGAAACTTTGGAAGCTCCATCTCGCTTATTCGTGCTGAATTTTAATGGCGATATGATGGCTCACGAAGTCAATTCGCTTCGCCGTGAAATTGATGCGGTGATTAGCCTTGCCAATCCTGAAAAAGATGAGGTTCTGTTGAAATTAGAAAGCCCGGGCGGCGTAGTTCACGGCTACGGCTTGGCGGCTTCTCAGTTGCAACGCTTGCGTGATCGTAATATTCCCCTCACCGCCGCCGTAGATAAAATTGCCGCTAGCGGTGGTTATATGATGGCGTGTGTGGCGAATAAAATCGTCTCCGCTCCTTTCGCCGTAATTGGCTCGGTGGGCGTAGTGGCTCAGGTGCCGAATATCCATCGTTTACTCAAAAAACACGATATTGATGTTGATGTGATGACCGCTGGCGAATACAAACGTACCGTGACCTTGGCGGGTGAAAATACGGAGAAAGGCAAGCAAAAATTCCAACAAGAACTGGAAGAAACCCACTCGCTCTTTAAGCAATTTGTGGCTCAACACCGTCCGCAGTTGGATATTGAAAAAGTGGCGACTGGCGAACATTGGTTTGGTCAGCAAGCGATTGAATTGAATTTGGTGGATGAGATCTCAACCAGCGATGATCTGATTCTCAAAGCGATTGAAAGCAAAGAGGTGATTGAACTGAAATACAAAGAGAAGAAAAAACTGACGCAAAAAATCGGCTCGCAATTAGAGCAATCGGCAGAAAATTTACTCACTAAAATACTGAATAAAAGCCGTTCAACAATGATGTAA
- a CDS encoding peptide ABC transporter ATP-binding protein produces MKENNSTPLLNAVDLKKYYPVKKGMFAKPKLVKAVDGVSFTLERGKTLAVVGESGCGKSTLGRMLTMIEPPTEGELFYNGKNFLENDKETEQLRRKKIQIVFQNPYASLNPRKKIGSILEEPLLINTNLSAKERKEQVLKMMAKVGLKPEFYDRYPHMFSGGQRQRIAIARGLMLHPDIVVADEPVSALDVSVRAQVLNLMMDLQDEMGLSYVFISHDLSVVEHIADEVMVMYLGRCVEQGDTKTIFSNPRHPYTQALLSATPRLDPNERRERIKLTGELPSPLNPPRGCAFHARCRFATDRCHIERPDLKTYKDGTQIACFVMEDQR; encoded by the coding sequence ATGAAAGAAAATAATTCTACCCCATTGCTAAACGCAGTGGATCTCAAAAAATACTACCCTGTCAAAAAGGGAATGTTTGCCAAGCCGAAGCTGGTTAAGGCGGTTGATGGCGTGTCTTTTACCCTCGAACGCGGCAAAACCCTTGCGGTGGTGGGCGAGTCGGGTTGTGGCAAATCCACACTGGGGCGTATGCTCACGATGATTGAGCCGCCAACCGAAGGTGAGCTGTTTTACAACGGCAAAAACTTTTTGGAGAACGACAAGGAAACCGAGCAGCTTCGCCGTAAAAAAATCCAAATCGTGTTCCAAAATCCGTATGCCTCGCTCAATCCACGCAAAAAAATCGGTTCAATTTTAGAAGAGCCGCTGCTGATCAATACCAATTTGTCGGCGAAAGAACGCAAAGAGCAAGTGCTGAAAATGATGGCGAAAGTCGGCTTAAAACCCGAATTTTACGACCGCTATCCGCATATGTTCTCGGGCGGACAACGCCAGCGGATTGCGATTGCTCGTGGTTTGATGTTGCACCCCGACATCGTGGTGGCGGACGAGCCGGTGTCGGCGTTGGACGTCTCCGTTCGAGCTCAGGTGCTAAACCTGATGATGGATTTACAGGACGAAATGGGCTTGTCTTATGTGTTTATTTCACACGATTTATCTGTTGTTGAGCATATTGCGGACGAAGTAATGGTAATGTATTTAGGGCGTTGTGTGGAGCAAGGCGACACTAAAACGATTTTTAGCAACCCACGCCACCCTTACACGCAGGCACTGCTTTCGGCGACTCCACGTTTAGATCCAAACGAACGCCGTGAGCGAATTAAACTGACTGGCGAGCTACCAAGCCCACTCAACCCGCCAAGAGGCTGTGCGTTCCACGCTCGCTGCCGCTTTGCAACCGACCGCTGCCACATTGAGCGACCGGATCTGAAAACCTATAAAGACGGTACGCAAATCGCCTGTTTTGTGATGGAAGATCAACGCTGA
- a CDS encoding GNAT family N-acetyltransferase, whose translation MQVRLMQPQDIPQVFDLMEKFAAFEHYIDSFAITPEVVQQSGFDKNPPDFYCLVADDNGTIGGMLVYYFLPYTAQNRPAIYMKELFVAENYRNQKVGEKLMTALQEVAHQNNCQTIKWTVAPWNKDGIRFYERLGAKENNEWLNYEWQVK comes from the coding sequence ATGCAAGTCCGTTTAATGCAACCGCAGGATATTCCACAAGTCTTTGATTTAATGGAAAAATTCGCGGCATTTGAACATTACATCGACAGTTTTGCAATTACTCCCGAAGTTGTGCAGCAAAGCGGTTTTGACAAAAATCCACCGGATTTCTACTGCTTAGTTGCGGACGATAACGGTACGATTGGCGGAATGTTGGTCTATTATTTTCTGCCTTATACCGCTCAAAATCGCCCAGCGATTTATATGAAAGAGCTGTTTGTAGCAGAAAATTACCGCAATCAAAAAGTCGGTGAAAAACTGATGACCGCCTTGCAAGAAGTAGCTCACCAAAATAATTGCCAAACGATCAAATGGACAGTCGCTCCGTGGAATAAAGACGGTATCCGTTTTTACGAACGGCTGGGAGCGAAAGAAAATAACGAATGGCTCAATTATGAGTGGCAAGTGAAATAA
- a CDS encoding ABC transporter permease subunit has translation MSGTTAVNPPAPKTPLQEFWYYFRQNKGAVIGLAFIAVVFFVSVFANFIAPFDPISQNRAALLLPPAWFENGQAAHLLGTDDIGRDILSRIIYGARLSVFIGLIIVLMSCVLGVILGLLAGYYGGTLDIVIMRFVDIMLAIPSLLLTIGVVTILGPSLINAAIAIAIVSIPSYVRLTRASVMSEKNRDYVTASRVAGAGVGRLMFIVILPNCLAPLIVQMTMGISNAILELAALGFLGIGAQPPTPELGTMLAESRGFMQSANWLVTIPGLAILSLVLAFNLMGDGLRDALDPKLKQ, from the coding sequence ATGTCCGGAACAACTGCGGTGAATCCACCCGCACCGAAAACACCATTACAAGAATTTTGGTACTATTTTAGGCAGAACAAAGGGGCGGTGATTGGGCTTGCCTTTATTGCTGTGGTCTTCTTTGTGAGCGTTTTTGCCAATTTTATCGCCCCTTTCGATCCGATTTCGCAAAACCGTGCGGCGTTGTTACTACCGCCGGCGTGGTTTGAGAACGGTCAAGCGGCACACCTGCTCGGCACGGACGATATCGGCCGGGATATTCTCTCTCGTATTATTTACGGGGCAAGACTTTCCGTCTTTATCGGCTTGATTATCGTGCTGATGTCCTGTGTGCTGGGCGTGATTTTAGGGCTGCTCGCCGGTTACTACGGCGGCACGCTCGACATCGTGATTATGCGATTTGTCGATATTATGCTCGCCATTCCTAGCCTGCTTTTAACCATCGGCGTGGTGACGATTCTCGGGCCCTCGCTTATCAATGCGGCGATTGCGATTGCGATTGTCTCCATTCCAAGCTATGTACGTTTAACCCGAGCCTCCGTAATGAGTGAAAAAAATCGGGACTATGTAACCGCTTCCCGAGTGGCGGGGGCTGGTGTAGGGCGGCTGATGTTTATCGTCATTCTGCCGAACTGTTTGGCTCCCCTTATTGTGCAGATGACAATGGGCATTTCCAACGCCATTCTTGAACTTGCCGCTCTCGGCTTCCTCGGTATCGGGGCACAGCCGCCAACGCCGGAACTCGGCACAATGCTGGCGGAATCTCGTGGCTTTATGCAGTCGGCGAACTGGCTCGTGACCATTCCGGGCTTGGCAATTTTGTCGCTGGTGCTCGCATTCAACTTGATGGGTGACGGCTTGCGTGACGCCCTCGACCCGAAATTAAAACAGTAG